The Puntigrus tetrazona isolate hp1 chromosome 23, ASM1883169v1, whole genome shotgun sequence genome has a segment encoding these proteins:
- the atp13a2 gene encoding LOW QUALITY PROTEIN: cation-transporting ATPase 13A2 (The sequence of the model RefSeq protein was modified relative to this genomic sequence to represent the inferred CDS: deleted 1 base in 1 codon), which yields MDSPGMGSCGPGLDGVTSPDTEPLIKDPRPEELGDVSHMDVQGYRWVCWRVWLCRIGAVCSLGLLLVLFNWRPRLGILARCKSCPVSLADVLLLKDRYGQQFVVDVLTEEIEEGSLELAVGEVDENEWRDTVQLHSEKKTLLRYYIFEGMRYIWIARKGSFCKASILSEGWTCADLHGRQQGLSKADQSTRKQIFGANIIDVPVKSYLQLLFEEVLNPFYIFQVFSIILWMSDRYYYYAACILIISLISIGVSLYEIRKQSTTLRRMAQLIVNVTVRRDTGEEECLSSEELVPGDCIVIPAEGLLLPCDAALLAGECMVNESMLTGESIPVMKMPLSVSEAAYSPESQRRHTLFCGTQLIQAKGGRSAGNGAVAVVTRTGFFTAKGDLISSILYPQPLDFRFYKDAMKFLLFLGLMALIGTIYSIVILSKSNTNWQDLVIRSLDIVTIIVPPALPAALTTATIYAQNRLKRHGVFCISPPRINICGKTSLFCFDKTGTLTEEGLDVWGVMEVSGAVFSELVPDPLFLPPGLMLSALASCHCLALLGGQALGDPLELKMIESTGWELTEPENEMALDSEFGKHRVLAVMRPPASDLLSQGNSVSQPVAIIRRFPFSSSLQRMSVVTVGPGGASPVAFLKGAPEIVASLCLRESVPSHFSPILREYASQGFRVLGFAYKHLTKETNLSTVERVEVEKNMSFLGLLVMKNQVKPESAEVIRTLKLAQLRPVMVTGDNILTAVNVARACGMVPSHEKVIFVHASPPTASPMASLQFHQGDGAVTTINTQEAIDIPAQDLYQNGAGYHLAINGMSFAALCDHFPEYLPKILMRGTVYARMTPDQKTQLVKALQKLNYRVGMCGDGANDCGALRAADVGVSLSEAEASVASPFTSKSNNISCVPLLIKEGRCSLVTSFSLFKYMALYSLIQFASVLILYTEKTNLGDLQFLFFDLVLVTVLAIVMGRGGPSDELHPRRPAASLLSLPVLSTLLLHTVLLILAQVSALLITVSQDWYVPLNSTVTGAANLPNMEDTSVFALSGFQYIIMSVVITKGYPYKKPLYYNFLFVGALLVFFALMSWLVLFRHTIIHQVLQLYDINDMKYKLLLVAVAALNFFICYMLEFLIDQGALNCLRNPRGKRKSKKQYKRLDVELAETPSWPPLNQPLFPTQCSVIGVS from the exons GGAGCTGTGGTCCGGGGCTGGATGGGGTGACCTCCCCAGACACAGAACCCCTCATAAAGGATCCAAGACCCGAGGAGCTCGGTGACGTCTCGCATATG GATGTTCAGGGGTACAGATGGGTGTGCTGGAGGGTGTGGTTGTGCCGTATTGGGGCGGTGTGTTCTTTAGGCCTGCTCTTAGTGCTCTTCAACTGGCGCCCTCgcctcggcatcctggcccgctGCAAATCCTGTCCTGTCTCATTGGcagatgttttactgttaaag GACCGATATGGACAGCAGTTCGTTGTAGATGTGCTTACTGAGGAGATTGAGGAAGGCAG TTTGGAGCTGGCAGTAGGAGAAGTGGATGAGAATGAATGGAGAGACACTGTACAGCTGCACAGTGAAAAG AAAACATTGCTCAGATACTATATTTTTGAGGGCATGCGCTACATATGGATTGCCAGAAAAGGATCCTTTTGCAAAGCAAG CATTCTCAGTGAAGGTTGGACTTGCGCTGACCTGCATGGCCGACAGCAAGGACTGAGTAAAGCAGACCAGAGCACAAG AAAGCAGATTTTTGGGGCCAATATCATC GACGTACCTGTGAAGTCTTATTTACAACTTCTCTTTGAGGAG gttctcAATCCGTTCTACATATTTCAGGTGTTCAGCATCATTCTGTGGATGTCAGACAGATACTATTATTATGCCGCTTGCATCCTAATCATATCCTTAATTTCAATCGGCGTGTCCCTTTATGAGATCCGTaag CAAAGCACCACTCTTCGCCGCATGGCTCAGCTGATTGTGAACGTGACCGTACGCAGAGACACGGGAG AGGAAGAGTGTTTGAGTTCTGAGGAGCTGGTTCCAGGGGACTGTATTGTGATTCCAGCCGAGGGCTTGCTTCTGCCCTGCGACGCTGCCCTGCTGGCAGGGGAGTGCATGGTGAATGAAAGCATGCTGACTG GTGAGAGCATACCAGTGATGAAGATGCCATTGTCTGTGTCTGAAGCCGCGTACAGTCCAGAGTCTCAACGCAGACACACTTTGTTTTGTGGCACACAGCTCATCCAAGCCAAAGGAGGCAGGTCTGCTGGGAATGGGGCTGTTGCTGTTGTAACACGAACAG GGTTTTTTACTGCCAAAGGAGATCTTATTAGCTCTATCCTTTACCCTCAGCCATTAGACTTTCGCTTCTACAAGGATGCTATGAAGTTCCTACTATTTCTAGGACTTATGG CTCTGATCGGCACTATTTATAGCATTGTGATACTTTCAAAGAGCAAT ACAAACTGGCAGGACCTAGTCATCCGGTCTCTGGATATTGTGACAATAATAGTTCCACCTGCTCTTCCTGCTGCTTTAACTACAGCCACTATCTACGCCCAGAATCGGCTGAAGCGTCACGGGGTGTTCTGCATCAGCCCACCTCGCATTAATATCTGTGGCAAGACATCACTTTTCTGTTTTGATAAG ACCGGCACTCTTACAGAGGAGGGTCTAGATGTGTGGGGCGTGATGGAAGTGAGTGGAGCAGTATTTAGTGAGTTGGTCCCTGACCCTCTTTTTCTCCCTCCTGGACTGATGCTCTCTGCACTTGCCTCCTGCCATTGTTTGGCTTTGCTGGGGGGTCAAGCGCTCGGAGACCCACTGGAGCTCAAAATGATAGAATCTACTGGATGG GAACTGACAGAGCCAGAGAATGAGATGGCACTTGATTCTGAATTTGGCAAACACAGAGTGCTAGCAGTGATGAGACCTCCTGCATCTGACCTCCTGTCACAAGGAAAT TCTGTCAGTCAGCCAGTGGCGATCATACGGCGATTCCCATTTTCCTCTTCTTTGCAAAGGATGAGTGTTGTGACCGTGGGTCCAGGTGGAGCGTCTCCTGTGGCGTTCCTTAAAGGAGCACCTGAAATAGTTGCCAGCTTGTGCCTTAGAGAAAGTG TGCCATCTCATTTTTCACCCATTCTCCGGGAGTATGCCAGCCAGGGCTTCAGGGTACTTGGATTTGCCTACAAGCATCTCACTAAGGAGACTAACCTAAGCACTGTCGAAAG GGTGGAGGTGGAGAAAAACATGAGCTTCCTGGGCCTGTTAGTAATGAAGAACCAGGTGAAGCCAGAGAGCGCAGAAGTCATTCGCACACTTAAACTGGCACAATTACGGCCTGTTATGGTTACAG GTGACAATATTCTCACGGCTGTGAATGTAGCACGTGCGTGTGGAATGGTGCCGTCACATGAGAAGGTTATTTTTGTTCACGCATCGCCCCCTACCGCCAGTCCAATGGCCTCGCTGCAGTTTCATCAAGGAGATGGTGCAGTAACCACCATTAATACTCAGGAGGCTATTGATATTCCAGCGCAG GATCTCTACCAAAACGGTGCCGGCTATCATTTGGCTATAAATGGAATGTCCTTTGCAGCACTTTGTGATCATTTCCCTGAATATCTGCCCAAG ATTCTGATGAGGGGAACCGTGTACGCCCGCATGACCCCAGACCAGAAAACCCAGCTGGTCAAAGCACTGCAGAAACTCAA TTACAGGGTGGGCATGTGTGGCGATGGAGCCAATGACTGCGGAGCACTGAGGGCCGCTGATGTGGGTGTGTCGTTGTCTGAGGCTGAGGCGTCTGTGGCGTCTCCTTTCACATCCAAGTCTAACAACATTAGCTGCGTGCCTCTACTCATCAA gGAAGGCAGGTGTTCACTGGTGACATCATTCAGTCTTTTCAAGTACATGGCTTTGTACAGCCTGATCCAGTTTGCCTCTGTACTTATTCTCTACACT GAGAAAACAAACTTGGGAGACTTGCAGTTCCTCTTCTTTGATTTGGTTTTGGTGACCGTTTTGGCTATAGTGATGGGACGGGGAGGTCCCAGCGATGAGCTCCACCCCCGGCGACCCGCTGCCAGTCTTCTGTCTCTCCCAGTCCTGTCTACTTTACTGCTGCACACCGTGCTGCTGATCCTAGCCCAGGTGTCTGCCCTGCTTATCACTGTATCACAAGACTG GTATGTGCCTCTAAATTCCACTGTGACGGGGGCTGCGAACTTGCCCAACATGGAGGACACAAGCGTATTTGCCTTATCGGGATTCCAGTACATCATCATGTCTGTTGTGATAACCAAAGGATATCCTTACAAAAAACCACTGTATTACAATT TTTTGTTTGTAGGTGCTCTGCTGGTCTTCTTTGCGCTTATGAGCTGGCTGGTCCTTTTTCGTCACACCATCATCCATCAAGTCCTGCAGCTCTATGACATCAACGATATGAAGTATAAACTGTTGCTGGTGGCTGTAGCTGCGCTCAACTTCTTCATATGCTACATGCTCGAG TTTCTTATTGACCAAGGAGCCCTGAACTGCCTTCGCAACCCCAGAGGAAAACGCAAGTCCAAAAAGCAGTACAAACGCTTGGACGTAGAGCTCGCAGAAACGCCCTCATGGCCGCCTCTAAACCAACCCTTGTTTCCAACACAGTGCTCCGTCATCGGTGTTAGCTAA